The Miscanthus floridulus cultivar M001 chromosome 7, ASM1932011v1, whole genome shotgun sequence genome includes a region encoding these proteins:
- the LOC136468110 gene encoding 4-hydroxybenzoate polyprenyltransferase, mitochondrial-like isoform X1, translating to MAPHSLLRAAASELRRRGRRAPLPLSALSSLLSSPPPQSPPSSRPDPSPHADRRHLIALRRCPPRPASAVLAPELLHGRVLHPSHFSHALWLSTSSSSSEPAGKASPAPPLTWVDKWVPEAARPYAMLARLDKPIGTWLLAWPCMWSITIAAMPGELPDLKMLALFGCGAVLLRGAGCTVNDLLDRDIDNKVERTKSRPFASGVLTPLQGVSFLGIQLLLGLGILLQLNNYSRILGASSLFLVFSYPLMKRFTFWPQAYLGLTFNWGALLGWAAIKESLDPAIILPLYTAGICWTLVYDTIYAHQDKEDDLKVGVKSTALRFGDLTKYWISGFGAACIGSLALSGYNADLGWPYYPFLVAAAAQLAWQVSTVDLSSRSDCNMKFVSNKWFGALVFSGILFGRLVS from the exons ATGGCGCCGCACTCGCTGCTCCGCGCCGCCGCATCCGAGCTCCGCCGCCGGGGGCGCCGTGCCCCTCTCCCCCTATCGGCGCTGTCGTCGCTCCTCTCCTCGCCGCCTCCACAGAGCCCACCCTCCAGCCGCCCCGATCCTAGCCCCCACGCCGACCGGCGCCACCTCATCGCGCTCCGCCGGTGCCCGCCGCGCCCGGCGTCCGCCGTCCTCGCCCCCGAGCTGCTCCACGGCAGGGTTCTCCACCCGAGCCACTTCTCGCACGCCTTGTGGCTCTCCACCTCCTCGTCCTCTTCCGAACCCGCGGGCAAGGCTTCGCCGGCGCCGCCGCTCACGTGGGTGGACAAGTGGGTACCGGAGGCGGCGCGGCCGTACGCCATGCTCGCCCGCCTCGACAAGCCCATCGGGACCTGGCTCCTCGCCTGGCCCTGCATGTG GTCGATCACAATAGCAGCAATGCCAGGGGAGTTGCCAGACTTGAAAATGctggcactcttcggatgtggAGCTGTCCTCCTCAGGGGGGCTGGTTGCACAGTGAATGATCTTCTCGATCGCGACATTGATAATAAG GTTGAGCGCACCAAAAGTAGGCCTTTTGCCTCAGGAGTGCTTACTCCTTTACAGGGAGTGAGCTTCCTTGGAATTCAGCTCCTATTGGGACTGGGCATTCTTCTCCAATTGAACAACTATAG TCGTATTTTGGGGGCGTCTTCACTTTTTCTGGTCTTCTCGTATCCCCTGATGAAGAGGTTCACATTTTGG CCCCAGGCTTATCTTGGCCTGACATTCAATTGGGGAGCTTTATTAGGATGGGCTGCTATTAAGGAAAGCTTAGACCCTGCAATCATCCTTCCATTGTATACCGCTGGTATATGTTGGACACTGGTGTATGATACTATATATGCGCATCAG GACAAAGAAGATGACCTCAAGGTAGGAGTTAAGTCCACAGCATTAAGATTTGGAGATTTGACCAAATACTGGATCAGTGGCTTTGGTGCGGCATGCATTGGCAGCTTAGCACTCAGTGGTTACAATGCTGACCTTG GATGGCCCTACTATCCATTTCtagtagctgcagctgcacagTTAGCGTGGCAGGTTTCAACTGTGGATCTGTCTAGCCGCTCAGATTGCAACATGAA GTTTGTGTCCAACAAGTGGTTTGGAGCTTTGGTGTTTAGTGGGATTCTATTTGGGCGTCTTGTATCATGA
- the LOC136468110 gene encoding 4-hydroxybenzoate polyprenyltransferase, mitochondrial-like isoform X2 — protein MAPHSLLRAAASELRRRGRRAPLPLSALSSLLSSPPPQSPPSSRPDPSPHADRRHLIALRRCPPRPASAVLAPELLHGRVLHPSHFSHALWLSTSSSSSEPAGKASPAPPLTWVDKWVPEAARPYAMLARLDKPIGTWLLAWPCMWSITIAAMPGELPDLKMLALFGCGAVLLRGAGCTVNDLLDRDIDNKVERTKSRPFASGVLTPLQGVSFLGIQLLLGLGILLQLNNYSRILGASSLFLVFSYPLMKRFTFWCLIHVYLHASQDKEDDLKVGVKSTALRFGDLTKYWISGFGAACIGSLALSGYNADLGWPYYPFLVAAAAQLAWQVSTVDLSSRSDCNMKFVSNKWFGALVFSGILFGRLVS, from the exons ATGGCGCCGCACTCGCTGCTCCGCGCCGCCGCATCCGAGCTCCGCCGCCGGGGGCGCCGTGCCCCTCTCCCCCTATCGGCGCTGTCGTCGCTCCTCTCCTCGCCGCCTCCACAGAGCCCACCCTCCAGCCGCCCCGATCCTAGCCCCCACGCCGACCGGCGCCACCTCATCGCGCTCCGCCGGTGCCCGCCGCGCCCGGCGTCCGCCGTCCTCGCCCCCGAGCTGCTCCACGGCAGGGTTCTCCACCCGAGCCACTTCTCGCACGCCTTGTGGCTCTCCACCTCCTCGTCCTCTTCCGAACCCGCGGGCAAGGCTTCGCCGGCGCCGCCGCTCACGTGGGTGGACAAGTGGGTACCGGAGGCGGCGCGGCCGTACGCCATGCTCGCCCGCCTCGACAAGCCCATCGGGACCTGGCTCCTCGCCTGGCCCTGCATGTG GTCGATCACAATAGCAGCAATGCCAGGGGAGTTGCCAGACTTGAAAATGctggcactcttcggatgtggAGCTGTCCTCCTCAGGGGGGCTGGTTGCACAGTGAATGATCTTCTCGATCGCGACATTGATAATAAG GTTGAGCGCACCAAAAGTAGGCCTTTTGCCTCAGGAGTGCTTACTCCTTTACAGGGAGTGAGCTTCCTTGGAATTCAGCTCCTATTGGGACTGGGCATTCTTCTCCAATTGAACAACTATAG TCGTATTTTGGGGGCGTCTTCACTTTTTCTGGTCTTCTCGTATCCCCTGATGAAGAGGTTCACATTTTGG TGTCTTATCCATGTGTATCTACATGCATCTCAGGACAAAGAAGATGACCTCAAGGTAGGAGTTAAGTCCACAGCATTAAGATTTGGAGATTTGACCAAATACTGGATCAGTGGCTTTGGTGCGGCATGCATTGGCAGCTTAGCACTCAGTGGTTACAATGCTGACCTTG GATGGCCCTACTATCCATTTCtagtagctgcagctgcacagTTAGCGTGGCAGGTTTCAACTGTGGATCTGTCTAGCCGCTCAGATTGCAACATGAA GTTTGTGTCCAACAAGTGGTTTGGAGCTTTGGTGTTTAGTGGGATTCTATTTGGGCGTCTTGTATCATGA
- the LOC136468110 gene encoding 4-hydroxybenzoate polyprenyltransferase, mitochondrial-like isoform X3 yields MAPHSLLRAAASELRRRGRRAPLPLSALSSLLSSPPPQSPPSSRPDPSPHADRRHLIALRRCPPRPASAVLAPELLHGRVLHPSHFSHALWLSTSSSSSEPAGKASPAPPLTWVDKWVPEAARPYAMLARLDKPIGTWLLAWPCMWSITIAAMPGELPDLKMLALFGCGAVLLRGAGCTVNDLLDRDIDNKVERTKSRPFASGVLTPLQGVSFLGIQLLLGLGILLQLNNYSRILGASSLFLVFSYPLMKRFTFWPQAYLGLTFNWGALLGWAAIKESLDPAIILPLYTAGICWTLVVLSMCIYMHLRTKKMTSRMALLSISSSCSCTVSVAGFNCGSV; encoded by the exons ATGGCGCCGCACTCGCTGCTCCGCGCCGCCGCATCCGAGCTCCGCCGCCGGGGGCGCCGTGCCCCTCTCCCCCTATCGGCGCTGTCGTCGCTCCTCTCCTCGCCGCCTCCACAGAGCCCACCCTCCAGCCGCCCCGATCCTAGCCCCCACGCCGACCGGCGCCACCTCATCGCGCTCCGCCGGTGCCCGCCGCGCCCGGCGTCCGCCGTCCTCGCCCCCGAGCTGCTCCACGGCAGGGTTCTCCACCCGAGCCACTTCTCGCACGCCTTGTGGCTCTCCACCTCCTCGTCCTCTTCCGAACCCGCGGGCAAGGCTTCGCCGGCGCCGCCGCTCACGTGGGTGGACAAGTGGGTACCGGAGGCGGCGCGGCCGTACGCCATGCTCGCCCGCCTCGACAAGCCCATCGGGACCTGGCTCCTCGCCTGGCCCTGCATGTG GTCGATCACAATAGCAGCAATGCCAGGGGAGTTGCCAGACTTGAAAATGctggcactcttcggatgtggAGCTGTCCTCCTCAGGGGGGCTGGTTGCACAGTGAATGATCTTCTCGATCGCGACATTGATAATAAG GTTGAGCGCACCAAAAGTAGGCCTTTTGCCTCAGGAGTGCTTACTCCTTTACAGGGAGTGAGCTTCCTTGGAATTCAGCTCCTATTGGGACTGGGCATTCTTCTCCAATTGAACAACTATAG TCGTATTTTGGGGGCGTCTTCACTTTTTCTGGTCTTCTCGTATCCCCTGATGAAGAGGTTCACATTTTGG CCCCAGGCTTATCTTGGCCTGACATTCAATTGGGGAGCTTTATTAGGATGGGCTGCTATTAAGGAAAGCTTAGACCCTGCAATCATCCTTCCATTGTATACCGCTGGTATATGTTGGACACTGGT TGTCTTATCCATGTGTATCTACATGCATCTCAGGACAAAGAAGATGACCTCAAG GATGGCCCTACTATCCATTTCtagtagctgcagctgcacagTTAGCGTGGCAGGTTTCAACTGTGGATCTGTCTAG